A window from uncultured Desulfobacter sp. encodes these proteins:
- a CDS encoding cobalamin biosynthesis protein CbiA, which translates to MLPDISGIIIIAGNYGSGKSETAVNLAAVSRRAGKSVKITDLDLVNPYFRSRDAQKPLEELGVEVVLPDKKYMHADLPILTPGVAGMIRNPAQVTILDAGGDDAGVRVLAALADVLEKGAVKLLQVINPLRPETCDVQGCLRIKAKIEAAAKLPVAGLISNANLLDETTVEIIYDGYNLVRRVSEATGLNIEFITASTRLLPQLETERITCPILPIDRLLAPPWTRT; encoded by the coding sequence ATGTTACCCGATATCAGCGGCATCATTATAATAGCCGGTAATTACGGCAGCGGCAAAAGTGAGACGGCTGTTAACCTGGCAGCCGTGTCCCGGCGTGCGGGGAAAAGTGTCAAGATAACGGATCTGGATCTGGTCAACCCCTATTTCAGAAGCCGGGACGCCCAAAAGCCCCTGGAGGAGCTGGGTGTGGAAGTGGTCTTGCCCGACAAAAAATACATGCATGCGGACCTGCCGATTCTAACCCCGGGCGTGGCCGGCATGATTAGAAATCCGGCCCAGGTGACCATTTTGGATGCCGGCGGCGATGATGCCGGCGTAAGGGTGCTTGCGGCCCTGGCTGACGTGCTTGAAAAAGGTGCCGTCAAATTGCTCCAGGTGATCAATCCCTTGCGTCCCGAAACCTGCGATGTTCAAGGTTGTCTTAGAATCAAGGCCAAAATTGAAGCTGCCGCAAAATTGCCCGTCGCAGGCTTGATTTCCAATGCCAATCTCCTTGACGAAACCACCGTGGAAATTATCTATGACGGCTACAATCTGGTGCGCCGGGTATCCGAAGCCACCGGCCTTAATATTGAATTTATAACAGCGTCCACCAGGCTTTTGCCCCAACTTGAAACGGAACGGATCACCTGCCCCATCCTGCCCATTGACCGGTTGCTGGCACCGCCCTGGACACGCACTTAA
- a CDS encoding 4Fe-4S dicluster domain-containing protein: MAYKHIIDVERCKGCGLCVHFCPKDVLEISDKVNAKGHFPVFQARPEDCIYCAICCTMCPDVAISIVEEQNA; the protein is encoded by the coding sequence ATGGCCTATAAACACATTATTGATGTCGAAAGGTGCAAAGGATGCGGTCTTTGTGTGCATTTCTGCCCCAAAGACGTGCTTGAGATCTCCGATAAAGTTAATGCAAAAGGGCATTTCCCGGTCTTCCAGGCCAGACCAGAGGACTGCATTTATTGCGCCATCTGCTGCACCATGTGTCCGGATGTGGCGATTAGTATAGTTGAAGAGCAGAATGCATAA
- the vorB gene encoding 3-methyl-2-oxobutanoate dehydrogenase subunit VorB, which yields MAKVLMKGNEAIGEAAIRAGCLNYFAYPITPQSEVAEYLSKRLPEVGGVFLQGESEVAVGYMIFGASGAGERVMTTSSSPGISLMSEAISYIAGAECPAVFVNIMRGGPGLGGILPSQGDYFQATKGGGHGDYHLMVLAPDGVQEAVEMTMQAFTLAEKYRNPVMIMGDGMIGQMMEPVEFSDNLKTEPSNKDAWASNGMSTRKSDKPNLVKSLFLDPTELNQHNLNLKAKYTQMKKEDVQYELYNADGDYQVLLASYGTMSRVCRTAIDMLKAEGIEAAMFRPKTLFPFPEKQVYDAAVKESCKCVISIEMSMGQMVEDVQRCVMGKKPVEFYGECGGEIPSPEKIIEIVKELIG from the coding sequence ATGGCTAAAGTCTTAATGAAAGGCAATGAAGCAATCGGCGAAGCTGCCATCAGGGCAGGCTGTTTAAACTATTTTGCATACCCTATCACGCCCCAGTCGGAAGTCGCCGAATACCTGAGCAAACGCCTGCCCGAAGTGGGCGGTGTGTTCCTCCAGGGCGAAAGTGAAGTGGCCGTAGGATATATGATTTTTGGTGCTTCGGGTGCCGGAGAGCGTGTCATGACCACATCATCGTCTCCCGGCATCAGTCTGATGAGCGAAGCAATTTCCTATATTGCCGGGGCGGAATGTCCGGCCGTATTTGTCAATATCATGAGAGGCGGTCCCGGATTGGGCGGGATTCTTCCGTCCCAGGGCGATTATTTCCAGGCAACCAAGGGCGGTGGCCACGGTGATTATCATCTGATGGTCCTGGCACCGGACGGCGTTCAGGAAGCTGTCGAAATGACCATGCAGGCATTTACCCTGGCTGAGAAATACAGAAATCCTGTCATGATCATGGGTGACGGCATGATCGGCCAGATGATGGAACCTGTTGAATTCTCCGATAATTTGAAAACCGAACCCTCCAACAAGGATGCCTGGGCCTCCAACGGCATGTCCACCCGGAAAAGCGACAAACCGAACCTGGTGAAATCCCTGTTCCTGGACCCCACTGAACTGAACCAGCACAACCTGAACCTCAAAGCCAAATACACCCAGATGAAAAAAGAGGATGTTCAGTACGAATTGTACAATGCAGACGGGGACTATCAGGTGCTGCTGGCAAGCTACGGCACCATGAGCCGGGTATGCCGCACCGCCATTGACATGCTCAAGGCCGAAGGCATTGAGGCGGCCATGTTCCGGCCCAAGACCTTGTTTCCCTTTCCGGAAAAACAGGTCTATGATGCCGCTGTCAAAGAGAGCTGTAAATGCGTTATCAGCATTGAAATGAGCATGGGCCAGATGGTGGAAGATGTCCAGCGTTGCGTCATGGGCAAAAAGCCGGTGGAGTTTTACGGGGAGTGCGGCGGAGAAATTCCGTCACCTGAAAAAATCATCGAAATCGTAAAAGAGCTGATCGGGTAA